CGGTCATTAGTGGGTATGCTAAAAATGGTAGGATGGACCAGGCTTTGAAGCTCTTCAATGCCATGCCAGAGTGTAATGTTGTGTCCTCCAATGTTGTGATCACCGGGTTCTTGCTGAATGGAGATGTGGATTTGGCAGTTTGTTTTTTAAGACTATGCCTGAGCATGATTCAGCCTCTATTAGTGACCTTATTTCAGGGCTTGTTAGAAACGGTGAATTGGACATGGCTGTTGGGATTTTGCACGAATTTTGTAGTGATGATGATAGTAAGGATAATTTGATGCATGCTTATAACACCCTGATTGCATGTTATGGTAAAAAGGGTCATGTGGAAGAAGCTCGATGCCTTTTTGATGAGATTCCAGATGATCGAGATGGTGGTGAAAAGGATCAAAGGAGGTTCAGGAGAAATGTGGTCTCATGGAATTCAATGATGATGTCCTATGTGAAAGCGAGAGACATAGTCTCTGCCAGGGAACTCTTTGATAGCATGGTGGAGCGTGATACCTGTTCTTGGAACACTCTGATCCTTTTCATGTTCGTTTTTCTTTGGTGTACCTTTTGTCGATTAcatgtttgttttaatttcaatgtgGTGGAGAGTGTTGGCGACCAAGTGACAACACTTAAAGAGGGCGATGTGGTGATCCTGACATACATAGGCGAGTGTGAAACATGTGAGAATTGTGTTTCCGGACAAACCAATCTATGTCTGATAGACCCTATGAGTTTAACTGGTTTACTACTAGATGATAATTCAAGGATATCCATTAGAAGACAGAATCCAGTGTAGTTTTTTTGGGTCTGGGTGCTGTTGGATTAAGGGTATAAAAGTCTGCATCAAAGTTGTTGGATTCTCATTTTTATCTGTTTGAGTTTGAAGCTTGAATTGTGATTAAGTGAAACTGACATTACGTTGTAGGCTATAAGCGGAGCCAAATTTATGGGAGCAACTAAGATAATTGGAATTGACAAAAACGAGAAGAAGAGGGAAAAAGGAGAGGCTTTTGGAATGACCCACTTCATAAATCCTACTGATTCTGATAAATCTATTTCAAAATTGGTTAAGGAAGCAACTGGTGGAATGGGTGTGGATTATTCAACGTGCGCGAGTCATGTGAAGGAGGGCACAAATGGAGGTGGGAGTGTAAGGACTACGTACTGCTTCGGTTCAGTACGAATTGAGACGTAaagtatgaaaaaattaaaaaaaaaacatgttactGCCTCGGTTACCTAAAAATCGAGACATAATCCTTCTCCTTTTGCTTCACTTCAGAACCGAGGCAAAAAGCATACCCTTTTTACCTTGCCTGTATATGCCTTAGTTGAGAACCGCTGTTTATAAGCAAAAattgttggg
This Vigna radiata var. radiata cultivar VC1973A unplaced genomic scaffold, Vradiata_ver6 scaffold_1014, whole genome shotgun sequence DNA region includes the following protein-coding sequences:
- the LOC111241175 gene encoding pentatricopeptide repeat-containing protein At1g62260, mitochondrial-like, translated to MPEHDSASISDLISGLVRNGELDMAVGILHEFCSDDDSKDNLMHAYNTLIACYGKKGHVEEARCLFDEIPDDRDGGEKDQRRFRRNVVSWNSMMMSYVKARDIVSARELFDSMVERDTCSWNTLILFMFVFLWCTFCRLHVCFNFNVVESVGDQVTTLKEGDVVILTYIGECETCENCVSGQTNLCLIDPMSLTGLLLDDNSRISIRRQNPV